The region ATGTGGAAGTCGAGATCGTAGCCGATGCTGTAAGCCTGTACGTGGCCGATGGGCGACTCTTCAAAGTTGGGCGGAAGATGGCTGCCGGGGGAGATGAGGAGTTCGTTGGAGCGGCCTGCGTTTTCGATGCGCGTCCAGAGATAGTTGCGCGTGCGGAACTGGAGGAGGGATTCGACGAGGTAGCTGTTCTCTTTGCTGTTGTCGGAGAGGGAGCGGGTTCGTCCCCAGAGGAGCGTGCTGGACCAGTTGCCGGTGTGGGTTGTGCCGCCGAGAGGTTTGTTGTACATGATGGAGGCGGTTTGACGTTGTTGGTCTTCGTTGGGGTAGAGGGCTTCGGGGCTGACGATGTGGGCGATGGAGTATTGGCCGCTCCAGTTTGGTGTGGGAGAAAAGGTGATGCGCGAGGAGTAGCTGTCGATGGCGTGGCCGTTGGGTGAGGGTTGGAATCCCCAGCGCTGCTCGGAGGGTTCGCCGCCGTGGAAGCCGGACTCTTCGAAGCGGAGGCCGCGCCAGGTGATGCCTCCGGTGAGGACGTTGTAGGCGATGTGGGTGGAGTCTTCCTGATGGTGGCCGAGTGCGGCGAGCGGGTCTTCGGATGCAGAGAGCCGATGCGGATAGGCGGTGGGGCCGATGGCGGGGTCTCCGATGGGCGCGGCGTAGAAGCTGAGGAGAGTTTGTTGGCCGAGGCGAATGTCGTAGAGGGCGGCGACTTCCATGAAGAAGTTGTGAGGGTGCTGGCCGTCGATGATGGGCTTGCCGAAGGCGGTCTCGCCCTGCTGGAAGAGCTCGGGATATTGACGGCCGCTGACGGTCGCGGGTTCGAGCGAGAACATTGCTCGCAAGGTGAGCTGGCCGGGGCCGAGGTGTCGCATGGCCATGGGCATGAGCCAGTTGGTGGAGAAGAGTTTGTCAGCACCGCGCGGGCCTGATTGCTGGGTGTCGGAGATGAAGGCGGTGCCGTGGAGCATCAGCATCCATGGGCCGTGGTGCGACATGAGCATGGGAGTCGGCGTGGAGGCGGGTTCGGCGCTGGTGCCGGAAGAGGTGTGGTTGAGTTCAGCTTCGATGAGCGTGGTGGGCTGGTGCATTCCGCTCATCATGCTCATCTTCTTCATCTTCATATTCATTGGCTTGGAGCCCATGTCCATGCCGGGCATATCGGGCATGTTGGGTTGCTGCGCTCGGGTGGCGAGAGGAAATAAGACGAGTGCAAAAAGCATTGCGGCGAGAGTGCGGGGCATAGCAGATTCTTCTCCTGATGATTGCTGGTCGGCGTACAGCGCAGATCGCGCTGCGTTGCGGCGAGGCGTAGGAGTGGAATCAGATGCGAAGCGTGAGGCGTGGGGGATGCGGAGGCGGCCAGACGAGTTGATCGGGAGGCGACAGGATCGCTATGGTGCCGATGCTGATCGTCGCAGTTTCGGCGAGTGAGATTTGAGCGGGATGCTCGATGGTTATGGCGGTTGTGACAGACGAAGGCTGATGATGCGCATCACAGCATACTGGAGTCTGCTGGTTGACCGGCGAATGTTTTGTGCAGTGACTGCATGAGGCAGTGTTGTGGCTCGCGACTTCCATGCACGACACTGAACTGGTGATCAACACCAGTATGCAGAGGACAGCGGCGAGATTGCGGAAGAGCTGTTTCATGCGGCACAACGATTTCTGTTCCAGTATAAATTCAGCAGGGCCGTGTCAGGGGTGTGAAATAAGCTGACGGGTAGATTGAAGAGCGGAGTTCACTATGTCAACGATGAAAGCGCATACCGAGTATCTGACGCTACACACAGACGAACGTTATGAGATGGTGCATATTACACCTCAGGTCGAAGAGATTGTGCGCCGCAGCGGCATCGACGATGGTCTTTGTTTTGTGTCTCCGATGCACATTACGGCTGCGATCTATGTGAACGACAATGAGGACGGCCTGATCGAAGATATTGGCGCGTGGCTGGAAAAGCTTGCTCCGGCATGGCCGGGATACAAGCATCACCAGACGGGCGAGGATAATGCGGATGCTCATCTGAAGGCGCTGCTGCTGCATCACGAGACGACGCTGCCGGTTACGAAGGGGCGGCTGGATCTGGGGACGTGGCAGCGTATTTTTTATGCGGAGTTCGATGGGCAGCGGCCCAAGCGCGTCATCGTGAAGTTGCTGGGTGTCGCAAAAG is a window of Edaphobacter dinghuensis DNA encoding:
- a CDS encoding secondary thiamine-phosphate synthase enzyme YjbQ, with the protein product MSTMKAHTEYLTLHTDERYEMVHITPQVEEIVRRSGIDDGLCFVSPMHITAAIYVNDNEDGLIEDIGAWLEKLAPAWPGYKHHQTGEDNADAHLKALLLHHETTLPVTKGRLDLGTWQRIFYAEFDGQRPKRVIVKLLGVAKG